The Lycium barbarum isolate Lr01 chromosome 12, ASM1917538v2, whole genome shotgun sequence genome includes a region encoding these proteins:
- the LOC132624361 gene encoding uncharacterized protein LOC132624361: MGTAWHNITGKIWVFVNEEFQAEVTRDNEQLLALKLTHLDSNQEIIATLIYASTERANKITQWDELYDMAYTINSPWIIGGDFNVILDKAEKYRGGDFNVILDKAEKYRGLPVNFPEVEDFAHCLNICQVADLGFSGSIYTWWNGRSDEACIFKRLDKCLGNQAFQDTFPNFEVEYLIKQGSDHSPLLLTFKADTRVIKKPFRFLNFWIEQESFLETVKVNWEEQYRYDPFFNFHNKMKKVSRALTKWSKETFGDIFKQVATLEEIVKVHETAFEENPSQENRARLQSVQADLIRFYAIEKKFWKKKSGMQWFKDGDRNTKFFHAHVNGKRKKLHIKRIQDQHGVWVEQEPEIIQEAIRFYEDQFTEEQVPNNFELLDNIPKLITAEQNERINQLPEEEEVKKAVFGLNSDSAGGPGGFTGKFFQACWDIIAKNMVLMVRSFFCGHELPRYITCTNLVLIPKKKEINTFSDLRPISLSNFSSKVFSRIIHERGVKQGDPLSPTLFILASECMSKALNALHEDEIFSGFGMPKWSPYINHLAYADDTIIFASAKEESLRLVMEKLASYESVSGQKINKGKSVVFLHHNVTQEVEEHVFDITRIPRKDFPFTYLGVPIYYGRRMIAHYKEITDKIFNRLNSWTGKLLSIGGKVTLIKHVLQSMPIHLLSACDPPKGVLAQIHKMFAKFFWSNSVGNSSKNWVSWTTLCHPQDEGGMGFKSLQDVSKALFSKLWWNFRTKQSLWRMYMSNKYLKKDHSVTVQWKRGTYMWKKVLQCRDLIEQEIWWQVKQGNSYFWLDNWTGMGALYQNMPPDFIFDRTVVLVQEMMLEEEWDEGRLMEILPGNIVEHIIQNIKPPNPDGVQDKPFWKLHTRGKFTMGTTFNLLRRRMDTNELYKRIWIKGLPVKISLFLWRLWKAKIPLDEIVKKWGFQFHSRCFYCDEPKEETITHLFLKSPVAQYTWNIFCRPMGLNIQNLQLSQVINLWWDAPVNQHVKYIFQEVPAIIVWELWKRRNAIRHGGKMSKVKLVYRIMHSIIMFMRVRRGNFKYAAYRWSTLVQSLQNYSPRTKVIHVKWEPPELGWVKCNTDGASRGNPGRGSWSFCIRDENANLLVAKAKEMENPSAPTHKQKLWLFYKH, from the exons ATGGGCACTGCATGGCACAACATAACTGGTAAGATTTGGGTGTTTGTCAACGAAGAATTTCAAGCAGAGGTCACAAGAGACAATGAACAACTTCTTGCTTTGAAGTTAACTCATCTAGATTCTAATCAGGAGATCATTGCTACTTTGATATATGCCAGTACAGAAAGGGCAAATAAAATCACCCAGTGGGATGAATTATATGATATGGCCTATACCATTAACTCACCATGGATTATAGgaggtgattttaatgtcattttGGATAAAGCAGAGAAGTATAGAG gaggtgattttaatgtcattttGGATAAAGCAGAGAAGTATAGAGGTTTGCCAGTGAATTTTCCTGAAGTAGAGGACTTTGCACATTGTTTGAATATATGTCAAGTAGCGGATTTAGGATTCTCAGGAAGCATTtacacttggtggaatggaagatCTGATGAAGCTTGTATTTTTAAGAGACTAGACAAATGCTTAGGGAATCAGGCTTTCCAGGATACATTCCCCAATTTTGAAGTGGAATATTTAATTAAACAAGGATCAGATCATTCGCCACTTCTTCTAACTTTCAAAGCAGATACCAGAGTCATTAAGAAGCCTTTTAGATTTCTTAACTTCTGGATAGAGCAGGAGAGCTTTCTGGAAACAGTCAAAGTGAATTGGGAAGAACAATATCGTTATGATCCTTTTTTCAACTTTCATAATAAGATGAAAAAGGTGAGTAGAGCTTTGACTAAGTGGAGCAAAGAAACCTTTGGGGATATTTTTAAACAGGTGGCTACCCTAGAAGAAATTGTCAAAGTACATGAAACTGCTTTTGAAGAAAATCCATCCCAAGAGAATAGGGCAAGACTACAGAGTGTGCAGGCTGATTTAATAAGGTTTTATGCTATAGAAAagaaattttggaaaaaaaaatctgggATGCAGTGGTTTAAAGATGGGGATAGGAACACAAAATTCTTTCATGCCCATGTAAATGGGAAGAGGAAAAAGTTGCATATTAAGAGGATTCAGGACCAGCATGGTGTATGGGTGGAACAAGAGCCAGAAATTATTCAGGAAGCCATCAGATTTTATGAAGATCAGTTCACTGAGGAACAAGTGCCCAACAATTTTGAATTACTGGACAATATTCCTAAGCTTATTACAGCTGAGCAAAATGAAAGGATCAATCAATTACCAGAGGAAGAGGAAGTGAAGAAGGCAGTGTTTGGATTGAATTCAGACAGTGCAGGAGGACCTGGTGGTTTTACTGGAAAATTCTTCCAAGCATGTTGGGACATAATTGCTAAGAATATGGTGCTAATGGTGAGATCCTTCTTTTGTGGTCATGAATTGCCAAGGTACATCACTTGTACAAATCTGGTTCTTATTCCAAAAAAGAAGGAAATTAATACCTTTTCAGATCTGAGACCTATCAGTCTTAGTAATTTCTCCAGTAAGGTGTTTTCCAGAATCATTCATGAAAG AGGAGTAAAGCAAGGCGATCCCTTATCACCAACTTTATTCATTTTGGCTTCAGAATGCATGTCAAAGGCTTTGAATGCTCTACATGAAGATGAAATATTTTCAGGATTTGGCATGCCAAAGTGGAGCCCATACATAAACcatttggcatatgcagatgacactatTATCTTTGCCTCAGCTAAGGAGGAATCTTTGAGACTGGTCATGGAGAAATTGGCATCTTATGAGTCAGTTAGTGGGCAGAAGATTAACAAAGGCAAGAGTGTTGTTTTCCTTCATCACAATGTAACTCAGGAGGTAGAAGAACATGTCTTTGATATTACCAGAATTCCCAGGAAGGATTTCCCATTTACTTATCTGGGGGTGCCAATTTATTATGGGAGGAGGATGATAGCACACTATAAAGAGATCACAGACAAGATATTTAACAGGCTTAACTCATGGACAGGGAAACTATTATCTATTGGAGGAAAAGTAACATTAATCAAGCATGTTTTACAGAGTATGCCTATTCACCTATTGTCTGCTTGTGATCCACCTAAAGGGGTACTAGCCCAAATTCACAAAATGTTTGCAAAATTCTTTTGGAGCAATTCTGTGGGTAACTCTAGTAAGAATTGGGTGTCATGGACAACTTTATGCCATCCTCAAGATGAGGGAGGAATGGGTTTTAAGAGTTTACAAGATGTATCAAAGGCCCTGTTCTCTAAGTTGTGGTGGAACTTCAGAACAAAGCAATCACTATGGAGGATGTATATGAGTAATAAGTACTTGAAAAAGGATCATTCAGTAACAGTACAATGGAAAAGAGGGACATACATGTGGAAGAAGGTGTTGCAGTGTAGAGACTTAATAGAACAAGAAATATGGTGGCAGGTTAAACAAGGAAACTCTTATTTTTGGCTGGACAACTGGACAGGAATGGGGGCTTTATACCAAAATATGCCTCCAGATTTCATATTTGATAGAACAGTGGTATTAGTGCAGGAAATGATGCTGGAAGAAGAATGGGATGAAGGAAGATTAATGGAGATTCTCCCAGGTAATATTGTTGAACATATTATCCAGAACATTAAGCCACCAAATCCTGATGGAGTTCAAGATAAACCTTTCTGGAAACTACATACTAGAGGCAAATTTACAATGGGAACAACTTTCAATTTGCTGAGGCGGAGAATGGATACTAATGAGTTGTACAAGAGAATTTGGATAAAAGGATTACCAGTGAAGATCTCATTGTTTCTATGGAGACTATGGAAAGCTAAAATACCTCTAGATGAGATAGTGAAGAAGTGGGGCTTTCAGTTTCATTCCAGATGTTTCTATTGTGATGAGCCTAAAGAGGAAACTATAACACATTTGTTTTTAAAGTCCCCTGTTGCACAATATACATGGAACATTTTCTGCAGACCCATGGGATTAAATATTCAAAATCTTCAGCTGAGTCAAGTTATTAATTTGTGGTGGGATGCCCCAGTAAATCAACAtgtaaaatatattttccaaGAAGTGCCAGCTATTATTGTTTGGGAACTCTGGAAAAGAAGAAATGCTATTAGGCATGGGGGAAAGATGTCTAAGGTCAAGCTAGTCTACCGAATCATGCATTCAATTATCATGTttatgagggtgaggagaggtaaTTTTAAATATGCTGCATATAGATGGAGTACTCTGGTGCAATCACTTCAGAATTACTCTCCACGAACCAAAGTGATTCATGTTAAGTGGGAACCACCAGAGTTAGGATGGGTGAAATGCAACACAGATGGTGCCTCAAGGGGAAATCCTGGTAGAGGATCCTGGAGCTTCTGTATCAGAGATGAGAATGCAAATCTTTTAGTTGCGAAGGCTAAAGAGATGGAAAACCCCAGTGCACCAACACACAAGCAGAAGCTATGGCTATTCTACAAGCATTGA